The Armatimonadota bacterium genomic interval ATCAGGCGCTCAACCGGGCGCTGCGGCCGCGCGGCCTGTTCTTCCCCGTCGACCCCGGCGCGGACGCCTCGCTGGGGGGTATGGCGGCGACCAACGCGTCAGGGACGATGACCGTCCGGTACGGCGGCATGCGGGCGAACGTCCTGGCGCTGCAGGTCGTGCTCGCCAACGGGGAGGTGCTCGAACTCGGCCGCGCGGTCCGCAAGAGCAGTTCGGGCTACGACCTGCGGGACCTGTTCGTCGGTTCGGAGGGCACGCTGGGTGTGATCACACAGCTGACCGTCAAGCTGCACCCGCTGCCGGCCCACGTGCACACGCTGCGGGCCTTCTTTCCGTCCGTCGAGCACGCGGCGCAGACGGCCTACGCCATCATGGCGGCGGGCCTGCCGGTCGCGCGCCTGGAACTGCTGGACGGGTCGGCCTTGCAGGCCGTCAACGCCTTCCTGGGACGCCGCTACCCGGAACAGCCGGCGCTGTTCTTCGAGTTCCACGCCTCGACCGGGGCGGCGATCGACGCGGAAGCCTCCGCTGCGCGGGCGATCGCGCAGGAAGGCGGCGCCGTCCTGGTCGATACCGCGCGCACGCCGGAGGAACGGAGCGCGCAGTGGGAGGCGCGGCACAAGGCGTACTACGCCTTCACCCACATGCACCCCGGCTGCCGCTTCCTCACGACGGACGTCGCAGTGCCGCTGTCCCGACTGCCGGAGATCGTCGCCTACGCCCGGGCGGAACTCGACGCGATGGGCCAGCCCGGCCGGATCGTCGGGCACGTCGGCGACGGTAACTTCCACGCGCTGGTGGCCGCGCCGCCGGACCGCTACGGCCTGGCGGAGGCGTTCAGCGAGAAGCTGGTGCGCCGGACCATCGAACTCGGAGGGACGGTGAGCGGAGAGCACGGGATCGGACTGCGCAAGCGGCGCTACCTGGCGTGGGAGCACGGTGGGGCGGTGGCGTGGATGCGCAGGTTGAAAGCAGTGTTCGACCCGGACGGCATCCTCAATCCGGGCAAGGGGGCGGCGTGAGCAACCGATCCGCGATCGCCGCCTCGAATCACGGACCCGGCTGCAGGGTCAACGTCGCGGCCGCCTGAGCGCGGACCACCTGTGCGGTCCACGGCATCGGGTGGTAGTCGCCGCGGACCCACAGGGGTGCGAAGTCGCCGCGGTGGGGGTGGAAGGGCAGCCCGCTCTGTCCGGTCGTGTGGATCCCCACGGAGCGGTCCCACTCGCCCACGTCGAGGATCATGCGCATCGAGGCCACGACGGTCTGATCGAACGGGCGCAGCAGCGAGTAGGCGGCCTGGTTGACGGTCCAGCCGTCGCCCGGCGACGGCATCGGACGCAGATTCAGCAGCCGCCCGAGCACCGGCACCTCGCCGAGCGTGTGGTTGAATCGGACCTGGTGCAGCGCGCCCCACGTCCACTTCGTGCGATCGGGTCCCAACCGGGACGTCAGATCCGCAACGGCCTCGCGCAGGACCTCCTCAGCCGTGCGATCCCGACCGCCCGGGCCCCACCACGGGTCATCGGGCCGTTCCCACAGGCCCAACAGCGCGCCCATCACGAAGTGCCGGCGCGCGTAGCGGTCCCAGACGTCCTGCCCGAGCACCGGCTTGAACACGCGCTCCACCGCGCGGACCAGGAATGCCTGGTAGATCGCAGCCGCGCGGCTGTCGGCCATCAGGACGCCGTCCCACCGCCGCAGGTCCTGCTGGGCGGCGCGGACCGACTCGTCCGCCGTCGGCAGCGCCGCCAGGACGGGCGCGATCCGCAGCGCCGGTAGGGACAGGTTGTCGTTTTGCAGGGCCTGCAGGTCGGACATCGCGTGCTGGGCCCGCGCCTCCAGCACGTCCGCGATGCGGCGGGCCCGCAACCCCTCGGCCCACTCCGTACCGAGGAGGTAACGGTACCCGTCGGGCGCGATCCGGTTGTTGGCCGTGGCGATCCAGCCGCGCGGCGGGTTGAAGACGCTGGGCAACTCCTCATACGGGATCCAGCCCGTCCACTCGTACTCCCCGGTCCAACCGGGTACGGGCACCGTTCCGTCCCCGCGGGCACGGATGGGGATCCATCCCGGCAGCTGGTAGCCGATGTTGCCGTCGACGTCGGCGTACACGAAGTTCTGTGCCGGGACGTGGAAGTGTTGCAGCGCCTCGCGGAACTCCTGCCAGTCGCGGGCGCGGTTGTACCGGAGGACGCCTTCGGCCACCGTCGACGGCAGCAGCGCCGTCCACCGCAGCGCCACGAACTCGCGCAGGCCGTCGACAACGTCGTTGATCAACGGACCGTGCCGGGTGAGCCGTACGACCAGACGCTCGGGGTGGACACGTCCTCTGACGCGGATCTCCTCGACGACTTCCTCGACGGACAGCCAGACGCCGCGGTACAGGTACCGATGTGGGTCGTCGGGATGGAAGCGCTCGATGTACAGGTCCTGGACGTCCGGGTTGGCGTTCGTCACGCCCCACGCGATCCGGTCGTTGTGCCCGATGATCACCCCCGGCACGCCGGCGAAGCTGAACCCCGCGACGCGGTAGGGACCGCCCTCGAGGTGGATCTCGTACCAGATCGACGGGAACGCGATGCGCAGGTGTGGGTCGTTGGCCAAATACGGCCTGCCGCTGTCGGTGCGCGCGCCCGCCAGGACCCAGTTGTTGCTGCCCACGCCGAGCTGCCCGCCCCGCTCCGCCGCCGCCGGGAGCCGGACGTCGCGGAACCCCTCGTAGCTCGTGGCTTCTGGAACGATGATCGGGGAGTCCTGGAGGTGGGCCGGTACCAGGCGACCGGCGACCTGTGGCCCGAAGCGGGCCACCAGCATCGCTCGGAGGATCTCCGTCTGCCAGTTGCCGCCCAGGTCGTAGGCCATCAGCTTGCCGAACACCAGGCTGTCCAGGGGGTGCCACGGCTCTGGCCGGAACCCCAGGATCAGGAACTCCGCCGGCAGCCTGCCCCCGGCGTGCGCGAGGAAGGCGTTGACGCCGGCCGCGTACGCCTCCAGCGCCCCCCGCGTCTGCGGCGAGAGCAGTTGCCACTCCAGCTCCGCCGCACGGCGCAGCCCGATCGTGCGCAGGAAGCGGTCGGTTCCCAGCGTCCGCTCGCCGAAGATCTCCGACAGGCGCCCGCTGCCGGTGCGCCGGTTCATCTCCATCTGCCACAGCCGGTCCTGGGCGTGCACGAACCCCTGGGCGAAGAACAGGTCGCGCTCGTTGCGCGCGTAGATGTGAGGTACGCCCCAGCGGTCGCGCACCACCTCGACCGGTGCCTGGAGGCCGGGGACGATCAGAGACCCAGAGACCCTCGGGTAGGCGCGCCGCACTGCGTACGCGGCGCCACCCCCCGCAACGATCACCAGGGCCAACACCGCGATCAGGACGATGCGCGCGACACGCAAACTACGCCTCCGTAGGTCCCCGCTGCGGATAGGTTCGCGCGTCGGACAGGGCTTCCTCCTGGGGGCTCGATCGCACGGGTCGGCGGCCGGATGGACGTTCGTGCCGTCACGACATCGCAGAGGGCACGCCCAGACCGGTCAGCGCGCGCAGCGACCGGATCGTGACCTCGACGCGGTGCAGGACGCCGCCGTCCGACGGCCATCCGCCGTCGGGTTCCTGCATTTCGAGCAGCCGTATGGCCGCGGCGCGCAAGAGGGGGTGGTGCAGACCGTAGCCGGCGAGGCCAAGTGTACCGGCCATCCAGGCCAGCTGTCCGGCGGTCGCGTCCTGCACCCACGCCTGCAGCCGTTCCAGCGCCCGGGCGGCGATCTCGTCCCCACCGTCGAGGTTCGCGAAGAACGCGGCGACCAGCCACAGCGTAGACGGGAACCGTCCCCAGCGTCCCTCGTCGTCCCAGTGGGCGCGCAGGTACGTCGCGGCGAGCGTCACCGCGTAGTCGGCGTCGCCGACGAGCCGCCGCACCCACAGGCCCGCAAGCGCGGTGCAGTGCGCGCGGGCGGCCCGGTCGGCGGGGTGGAGGAACGGCGGCGGTCGGTGTTTGAGGATCCCCGGTGTCTCGCTCCACGCGCCATCGGGGCGCTGCATCGCGAGCAGGTAGGTCTGTACACGTTCGGCCTGCGGCGAGTCGAGGATGCCCAGGTCGTGCATCCAGTCCAGGACGGTGCAGGTCGTGTGGATGGCGCTGGCGCGGCCGGGCTGCATCTCGTAGGGGAATCCGCCGTCGTCGTTCTGGCGGCTCGCGATCTGCCGGACGACCTTGCCGTCCGGCCCTGCGCGTCCCAGGATCCCCGCCACCCGCGCCTGCTCCAAGTCGTTGGCGCTGTTTTCCAGGAAGGCGATCGCGCGCGCCAGATACATCGTCGTGACCCTCAACGGTCGGCGGTCACAACCATTCCCCCATCGGGCGGATGTGGACGTGTGCTTCCTCCAGCGCGGCCCGCACCGCGGCGGCGAGCGTCTCCGCACCCGGGGTGTCGCCGTGGATGCAGACGGTGTCGGCCTCCACGACGATCTCGCCGCCGTCGAGTGTCTGGATGGGTTCCCGGTACGCGATGCGCACCGCGCGGGAAGCGACCTCGAACGGCTGCAGCA includes:
- a CDS encoding FAD-binding oxidoreductase, coding for MDVPLDAIAGALERALGASKVSTTESVLDQHGRDEGYPESRRPVAVAFAEDVADVRRVLAVAREHRVAVIPFGAGTSLEGALVPTGPAISLDLRRMDRIVEVVAEDLAAVVEPGLTYQALNRALRPRGLFFPVDPGADASLGGMAATNASGTMTVRYGGMRANVLALQVVLANGEVLELGRAVRKSSSGYDLRDLFVGSEGTLGVITQLTVKLHPLPAHVHTLRAFFPSVEHAAQTAYAIMAAGLPVARLELLDGSALQAVNAFLGRRYPEQPALFFEFHASTGAAIDAEASAARAIAQEGGAVLVDTARTPEERSAQWEARHKAYYAFTHMHPGCRFLTTDVAVPLSRLPEIVAYARAELDAMGQPGRIVGHVGDGNFHALVAAPPDRYGLAEAFSEKLVRRTIELGGTVSGEHGIGLRKRRYLAWEHGGAVAWMRRLKAVFDPDGILNPGKGAA
- a CDS encoding penicillin acylase family protein; the protein is MRVARIVLIAVLALVIVAGGGAAYAVRRAYPRVSGSLIVPGLQAPVEVVRDRWGVPHIYARNERDLFFAQGFVHAQDRLWQMEMNRRTGSGRLSEIFGERTLGTDRFLRTIGLRRAAELEWQLLSPQTRGALEAYAAGVNAFLAHAGGRLPAEFLILGFRPEPWHPLDSLVFGKLMAYDLGGNWQTEILRAMLVARFGPQVAGRLVPAHLQDSPIIVPEATSYEGFRDVRLPAAAERGGQLGVGSNNWVLAGARTDSGRPYLANDPHLRIAFPSIWYEIHLEGGPYRVAGFSFAGVPGVIIGHNDRIAWGVTNANPDVQDLYIERFHPDDPHRYLYRGVWLSVEEVVEEIRVRGRVHPERLVVRLTRHGPLINDVVDGLREFVALRWTALLPSTVAEGVLRYNRARDWQEFREALQHFHVPAQNFVYADVDGNIGYQLPGWIPIRARGDGTVPVPGWTGEYEWTGWIPYEELPSVFNPPRGWIATANNRIAPDGYRYLLGTEWAEGLRARRIADVLEARAQHAMSDLQALQNDNLSLPALRIAPVLAALPTADESVRAAQQDLRRWDGVLMADSRAAAIYQAFLVRAVERVFKPVLGQDVWDRYARRHFVMGALLGLWERPDDPWWGPGGRDRTAEEVLREAVADLTSRLGPDRTKWTWGALHQVRFNHTLGEVPVLGRLLNLRPMPSPGDGWTVNQAAYSLLRPFDQTVVASMRMILDVGEWDRSVGIHTTGQSGLPFHPHRGDFAPLWVRGDYHPMPWTAQVVRAQAAATLTLQPGP
- a CDS encoding terpene cyclase/mutase family protein; this encodes MYLARAIAFLENSANDLEQARVAGILGRAGPDGKVVRQIASRQNDDGGFPYEMQPGRASAIHTTCTVLDWMHDLGILDSPQAERVQTYLLAMQRPDGAWSETPGILKHRPPPFLHPADRAARAHCTALAGLWVRRLVGDADYAVTLAATYLRAHWDDEGRWGRFPSTLWLVAAFFANLDGGDEIAARALERLQAWVQDATAGQLAWMAGTLGLAGYGLHHPLLRAAAIRLLEMQEPDGGWPSDGGVLHRVEVTIRSLRALTGLGVPSAMS